A window of the Lolium perenne isolate Kyuss_39 chromosome 7, Kyuss_2.0, whole genome shotgun sequence genome harbors these coding sequences:
- the LOC127318616 gene encoding uncharacterized protein, which translates to MSSTVDAAVRKGPIVLTRTESITEYINKGGQPRSGTQGQSDTPVSANDMCALDEWPSHARRYRVQLQDEADGQKKKKGQGVVKGVKAVQKRFANGSAKLNITFSETLGGKIGMNYRSFKDDVVVIMKRKVPLIGVRRWSDIHPSVHRLIVADVIDRWDLEDTPETEEKILRIAQERYRGWRSTLSSTYKAFKTDDARLANVPEDLQPEEWEWMINYFGNDEKFQARSQVNSDNRKKQKTKHRVGSKSYAQLSFEKRNLETGEEPDCVALWELTHTKNGTWSNPESQEVYDKAREAVQNKETETKGPLSTEQRNNVFQTAYKDTVQCKSSQPRGYGYKAKPKTGSERLRMQIEDQARVAAETLQRNCRRES; encoded by the exons ATGAGTTCAACGGTGGATGCTGCTG TAAGGAAAGGCCCTATTGTCTTAACAAGGACGGAAAGTATAACCGAATACATAAACAAGGGTGGACAACCCAGATCTG GTACTCAAGGACAATCCGACACTCCAGTGTCAGCTAATGACATGTGTGCCCTGGATGAATGGCCATCCCATGCTCGCCGCTATCGTGTGCAACTACAGGATG AAGCAGATggacagaagaagaagaaaggacaAGGTGTTGTAAAAGGTGTTAAAGCAGTTCAGAAGCGTTTTGCCAACGGATCTGCGAAGCTAAATATTACATTCTCTGAAACGTTGGGTGGTAAGATAGGAATGAACTATCGCTCATTCAAGGATGACGTGGTAGTGATAATGAAAAGGAAGGTACCACTCATTGGGGTGAGGAGGTGGTCCGACATTCACCCAAGTGTGCATCGACTCATTGTCGCAGATGTGATA GACAGATGGGACCTAGAAGATACACCGGAAACTGAAGAGAAAATTCTCAGAATTGCGCAAGAGCGATATAGAGGCTGGCGATCAACTCTAAGCTCCACTTACAAGGCATTCAAAACAGATGATGCTAGATTGGCTAATGTTCCGGAAGACTTACAACCAGAAGAGTGGGAATGGATGATCAACTACTTCGGCAATGATGAAAAATTCCAG GCACGCAGCCAAGTGAACTCCGATAATCGcaagaaacagaaaacaaaacatAGAGTTGGATCAAAATCGTATGCCCAACTAAGTTTTGAGAAG AGAAACTTGGAAACTGGAGAAGAGCCGGATTGTGTTGCTCTATGGGAACTCACACACACGAAGAATGGAACATGGTCTAACCCAGAGTCCCAGGAAGTTTAT GACAAAGCACGTGAAGCGGTGCAAAACAAAGAAACTGAAACAAAAGGTCCACTATCAACTGAGCAGAGAAACAATGTTTTTCAGACTGCATATAAAGACACAGTTCAATGCAAGTCATCGCAGCCTCGTGGCTACGGGTACAAGGCCAAGCCCAAAACTGGTTCTGAAAGATTGCGGATGCAGATTGAGGACCAAGCTCGTGTTGCAGCTGAAACCCTGCAGCgaaact gccggcgggaaagctaa